In Colletotrichum higginsianum IMI 349063 chromosome 1, whole genome shotgun sequence, one genomic interval encodes:
- a CDS encoding Cytochrome p450 family protein encodes MESANASNSTIGSSFGLYQSLAWQGISRIITWIILPLLSVILLRHILRRRENEPPSLPGLIPYISNTYQYITDNGRFLERASEALKRSSIVKFNLGADTVYLVAGSHNVQKLFRNSATNSLSSDKFILMVNDRVQDMTKEDVPKLQNDRSGRLRIPAPGTEAVPEHERYWVGLHHLFHQHLFQAEATARLAKSFITFFGGKLDQQPLGAWETVQVFKYLKKDMAEAATVSLAGRKLIEDHPEFVDILWEFDTIAMQLMYGLPSWYNPRPKQIQQKALAMMKEFLTNAWSKFDWNGPDADADWEPIFGSRLQREHTKYWKEKGFSMQTRAGMYIGSISGINSNSVPQTAWAVMEVVKDAALLQRVREELQEALVKDLDNGRPTFDVPKLVTLPLLQSIYVETLRMHVSINITREVLEPMELDGYLLRKGSLVQAPTQIGHLDEAVWGVEDHPASEFWAERHVRYVEKEDETGHVRKVREFTMAGRPSDFFPYGGGVSMCPGRNFAKQEIMLAVAMIVSRFDIEFEDWVKPNGSDSDRPPMNDKAYVGAGAVPPDRDARLRWRRLW; translated from the exons ATGGAATCAGCCAACGCTTCGAATAGTACGATAGGTTCCTCGTTTGGACTTTACCAGTCGCTGGCATGGCAGGGAATATCACGCATCATCACATGGATCATCCTACCCCTCTTGAGCGTCATCTTGCTCCGTCACATTCTCCGGCGGCGAGAAAATGAGCCTCCAAGTTTGCCTGGCCTCATTCCTTACATCTCAAACACGTATCAATACATCACCGACAATGGCCGATTCCTTGAGAGGGCTAGCGAAGCGCTGAAGAGGAGCAGCATTGTCAAGTtcaacctcggcgccgatACTGTGTACCTGGTCGCCGGCTCTCACAATGTCCAGAAGCTCTTTCGAAACAGCGCCACCAACAGCCTCAGCTCCGACAAGTTCATCCTCATGGTAAACGATCGAGTTCAAGACATGACGAAAGAGGACGTCCCAAAGCTGCAGAACGATCGATCGGGCCGCCTGAGGATTCCGGCACCGGGAACGGAGGCTGTGCCCGAGCACGAGAGGTACTGGGTCGGGCTGCATCACCTCTTCCATCAGCATCTGTTCCAAGCAGAGGCGACGGCTCGTCTGGCCAAGTCGTTCATCACTTTCTTCGGAGGCAAACTCGACCAGCAACCGCTCGGGGCGTGGGAAACGGTGCAAGTGTTCAAGTACCTCAAGAAAGACATGGCCGAGGCTGCCACGGTCTCTCTTGCGGGACGCAAGCTCATAGAGGACCATCCGGAATTTGTGGATATCCTCTGGGAGTTCGATACCATTGCGATGCAGCTCATGTACGGCTTGCCGTCGTGGTACAACCCAAGGCCGAAGCAGATTCAGCAAAAGGCGctggcgatgatgaaggaGTTCCTCACAAACGCCTGGTCGAAATTCGACTGGAATGGCccagacgccgacgccgactgGGAACCAATCTTTGGCTCGAGGCTTCAACGCGAGCACACAAAGTACTGGAAGGAGAAGGGGTTCTCGATGCAGACGCGGGCCGGCATGTACATTGGAAGCATCTCTGG GATCAACTCGAACTCCGTCCCACAAACCGCATGGGCGGTCATggaggtcgtcaaggacgcAGCTCTTCTCCAAAGAGTTAGGGAAGAGTTACAGGAAGCACTTGTCAAGGATCTCGACAACGGCAGGCCCACGTTCGACGTGCCGAAGCTTGTGACTCTGCCGCTGCTACAGTCGATTTACGTCGAAACTTTGCGAATGCACGTCTCTATTAACATCACGCGCGAAGTGCTGGAGCCCATGGAGCTCGACGGGTATCTATTGAGAAAGGGGTCTCTGGTGCAGGCGCCGACACAAATCGGGCATCTCGACGAAGCTGTTTGGGGTGTTGAGGACCATCCCGCGTCCGAGTTCTGGGCCGAGCGTCACGTCAGATACGTCGAGAAAGAAGACGAGACGGGCCATGTGCGCAAAGTGAGAGAGTTCACCATGGCCGGACGACCCAGTGATTTCTTTCCATACG GAGGTGGTGTTTCCATGTGTCCAGGGCGAAATTTTGCCAAGCAGGAGATCATGTTGGCTGTCGCCATGATTGTGTCACGGTTCGATATCGAGTTCGAGGATTGGGTCAAACCTAATGGGTCGGATTCGGACCGTCCACCGATGAATGATAAGGCCTATGTCGGGGCTGGAGCGGTCCCCCCAGACAGAGACGCAAGACTGAGATGGAGGAGGCTCTGGTGA
- a CDS encoding Cell surface protein yields the protein MGLGTKIKNALHSDDHPSQYQGEQPPGAFPSDSATSANTKHNTPGTTGTTGTHTTGGYSGGTTGTSRTSGTHTGTHSGPHTTSNTTTGYDDPDGVHGPHGKKTLNKADPRVDSDRDHRGAPGSGLTGNNTTHGTTTGSGLTGSNTTHGTHGTHGTTSGSGLTGNSPYSSNVATGYDDPDGVHGPHGGRAANKVDPRVDSDRDHRGAPGSGLTGNNTTHGTRGTHGTTMGSGVTGSNNPYSSNVATGYDDPDGVHGPHGGRAANKVDPRVDSDRDHRGAPGSGLTGSNNYGTGTGHSGGGLSSNPHGGATSGIAGNRTTGYDDPDGVHGPHSGRAANKIDPRVDSDRDHRGAPGTHRTTDSGVDVGHNKPYPGDNLRNTQEPPYWGDVGRDGQPVTGTHGTLNKDLPLRPNESGIGRGGPQAVGGGTYNASATHHHDPASSVDRSMEGRDFTHPHQTGNAGVGGAGSDPYSGVHNAAHNPQAALAGGSTSDPYDTRMRDRDMGRDRSGHGAAGAGIGAGVGAGAAMAAGQAAHRHHRDDMHEAGYGSGTSGAGGLNSNSGVTGNSGVTGNSGVTGNSGGVGGIHSNSGIGHNTPGSHGISNSRGGVDDYSRSSLSGNEPGVPKTSMLDPYNESSTTSGVRSNVAGGKGGHYGGRSGSPPFNQGMHSSNVDPVPGTTGLGSSSMGPDHYGPGHEGAKVFHTCARCGEDNDISRYFKKDAVYRMG from the coding sequence ATGGGTTTGGGAACAAAGATTAAGAACGCCCTCCACAGCGACGACCACCCGAGTCAGTACCAGGGTGAGCAACCCCCCGGAGCATTCCCTTCGGATTCAGCCACCTCCGCAAACACCAAGCACAACACCCCCGGCACTACGGGCACCACCGGCACCCACACCACCGGAGGCTACTCCGGAGGCACCACAGGCACAAGCCGTACCTCCGGCACGCATACCGGCACTCACTCCGGCCCCCACACCACCAGCAACACCACAACGGGTTACGACGATCCCGATGGCGTCCACGGACCTCACGGAAAGAAAACCCTGAACAAGGCCGATCCTCGCGTCGACTCTGACCGCGATCACCGTGGCGCCCCCGGCTCTGGTCTGACCGGCAACAACACTACCCACGGCACAACGACAGGCTCTGGTTTGACTGGTAGCAACACTACCCATGGCACTCATGGCACCCACGGAACGACGTCGGGCTCAGGCCTGACGGGTAACAGCCCCTACTCGAGCAACGTCGCTACCGGGTATGATGATCCTGACGGCGTTCACGGTCCCCATGGCGGTCGTGCAGCCAACAAGGTTGACCCGCGTGTGGATTCTGACCGCGACCATCGTGGCGCCCCCGGCTCCGGTCTGACTGGGAACAACACCACCCATGGCACACGCGGCACTCACGGCACAACCATGGGCTCCGGCGTCACTGGCAGCAACAACCCCTACTCGAGCAATGTCGCCACTGGGTATGATGATCCTGACGGCGTCCACGGTCCCCATGGCGGTCGTGCAGCCAACAAGGTTGACCCGCGCGTGGACTCTGATCGCGACCACCGTGGTGCTCCCGGCTCCGGCCTGACCGGCAGCAACAACtacggcaccggcaccggccacTCCGGAGGAGGTCTTTCCAGCAACCCCCATGGCGGAGCTACCAGTGGCATCGCTGGCAACCGCACCACCGGATATGACGATCCCGATGGTGTTCACGGCCCCCATTCTGGACGTGCGGCCAACAAGATCGACCCCCGCGTTGACTCCGACCGCGATCACCGCGGCGCTCCCGGCACCCATCGTACCACCGACTCTGGCGTCGACGTAGGCCACAACAAGCCCTATCCTGGGGACAACCTTCGCAACACCCAGGAGCCGCCGTACTGGGGCGATGTCGGCCGTGACGGTCAACCCGTCACCGGCACCCACGGCACTCTCAACAAGGACCTACCTCTGCGCCCGAACGAGTCTGGTATCGGCCGGGGAGGTCCCCAGGCCGTCGGTGGTGGTACTTACAACGCCTCcgccacccaccaccacgaccCCGCCTCCAGCGTCGACCGCTCCATGGAGGGACGTGACTTTACCCACCCTCACCAGACCGGaaacgccggcgtcggcggtgcTGGCAGCGACCCGTACAGCGGCGTCCACAACGCTGCCCACAACCCGCAAGCAGCTCTCGCCGGCGGAAGCACATCCGACCCCTACGACACCCGCatgagagacagagacatGGGCCGTGACCGTTCCGGCCacggcgccgctggtgcGGGCATCggtgccggcgtcggcgccggtgccgccatGGCTGCCGGCCAGGCTGCTCACAGACACCACCGCGATGACATGCACGAGGCCGGCTACGGCTCGGGCACTTCTGGTGCTGGCGGCCTAAACTCCAACTCTGGTGTTACAGGTAACTCTGGTGTTACAGGTAACTCTGGTGTTACAGGTAACtctggtggtgttggtggcaTCCACTCCAACTCGGGCATCGGCCACAACACGCCCGGCTCTCACGGCATCTCCAACTCGCGCGGCGGTGTCGACGACTACTCGCGCTCCAGCCTCAGCGGCAACGAGCCCGGCGTGCCCAAGACGAGCATGCTCGACCCCTACAACGAGTCTTCCACCACCTCGGGTGTCCGCAgcaacgtcgccggcggcaagggcggccaCTACGGCGGGCGCAGCGGGTCTCCCCCCTTCAACCAAGGTATGCACTCTTCCAACGTCGATCCCGTCCCCGGCACCACCGGCCTGGGATCCAGCAGTATGGGCCCTGACCACTATGGCCCAGGACACGAAGGAGCCAAGGTCTTCCATACCTGCGCCCGCTGCGGCGAGGACAACGACATTAGCAGATATTTCAAGAAGGATGCCGTCTACCGCATGGGTTAA